TGTGTGAAGTTTCAAGGCTCTATCTATGATGATTCTCGAGAAAAGTGCATTATATGAATCGAAGTATAGTCTCCGCTCGGCTGCGCCTCGCTCAGGCAACTAAATGAGACGCAACGCAATTATCCTAACGAAATGTGACGCGATAAAACTCAACGAGTCGCGACAAAGGGCGACGAACGCAATTATTCTAAGCGCACGGAATCTAACGGACTTAACTACACGCGACGCGACTTATTCTTACGCACGAATCGATCTGTAtcgacgaccgtctagagaAAGAAGGTGAGAACTAGCGCGACAAACTACGAAATGTCCGATACAACAAACATGTATTTTTGATCTGCTCCCGTGGTCACGGGATCATGGTCATGAGAAtacgaaatcgagacgtgggagggcacAATATTGGCGCGAGACAAGGTAAAAACTAAATTGCGGCTTACGTGGTACCAATCCCCCGGGCCAGGTTCAGTGTCCCGCCGAGTGTGGCTTTTAgaaagatcgagaagcgatctttcTGTTTCACGATACTTCCGGAATTTCCCCCaattaacctaatctaattacTAAGTAGCGCTCAACGCCGACACTCCAGTCACCTTTTACAGAACCGGCCGGTGATTGGCACGTCCGGTGATCGACAACCCACGGTACGTTATTCTCGATTTCGTATTCTTTACAACGATATAAGGTGCGGGGCTTACCGAGATGTCCGGGATTGGGCAACTATTTGCAAGTGGCAGCGGTAGGTCTTGCGATTAAAACTCTGACTATTTCGAAAAACACTTAGCGGggcaaatgccgaatacagaatgtTGAACCGCAACCCCTTATGCCGGTATTCGGACACCTCGTGATCACCCCCACCCTAGGCCGAAGTCTCCGTCTTCTCGCGAAGGCATCTTCGGCAGGACCTCTTCCTGCTCCGCGGCCTCTCTTGGTCTATTGCAGGGTCcaagcggggaagcggcagggtagcggtGCGTTCCCTCGCCGTACGTTGTTCCTTCCCTGGTGGTGACGTCATTCCCCGGtgatacatacaaaataaagcgGCGGCAGATTTTGTTCGTACGATATTACGTGCGCTTCGTTCTCTTTCTAGACGGTTTTTGCCCCTTATCTAGTACCTGTCCGGTCCTCCGGGGAggttccttgtgacgggtataaaataccacgtcacaacctATTGGTCCCCGTTGTCGTCACGCCTAATAAGCGAAAGCTGATTGGACCGTGACGTCGACACTTACCGCGGATTCCCGAATTCAGGTGATCGCCCGACTCTCGCAAATAGAACAAAAGCAACCGTTGTCGATACAAGACGTGTCAACCCGAACAGTAACCACACGTTGCGCGAAAACGAACTCTCCTTTTCCAGTATATTTTTTCTATTACTTCTTCGTATCGTCGTCGTCCAAGTGTGCATGTGGTGTGTTAATTTCGTTTTGTGTATTACGTGTAATAAACAGTGCAAAATTCATTCGAACGGGTTACTTAAGACCCCCCCGTTTCCCGAGTTCATTTCACCGATTACCGAACAAAAGGAAACGTACGACACTCACAAATGAAGCTCCTATGTACAATGTAATTAAACTTATcactattttatacaaaaatataatacagtttctcaatttctttgCACTTTACTTTCGATACTACTGTGAACGCGCGGCAAGTCGAAACGTTTTCTCGTTAAGATTTTCAAGACGTCCTGGTCTCATGCTAGCTCGTACTAGAGTGCCGGTGGAGTCTTCAAAAAGGGCAAACGGTTCGCCGACAAATCGCCTTGTCCTTCTCGAATATTCTACGACAAATTCACAAGTGTATCACGCCTACGACATACATACGAACTTCATATGTCGGGTAAGTGCGACAGAGAATTCGATGAGATGTCCGTGAGCATGAGTGCGACGCCGCATGTTGATGTTATTCTTTCGTATTCGAATTGGCTCGCGTCGTAGCACGTAGTAACAAATAGTCTAATTATACTAGGGGGCGAtgccccctggccgcttcgcggcccaaccccccgtggcgcttcgcgcctatttcgtgTGAATACGCTTCTAAAGTGACATGGTGAGTGGACCTTGGACTGTGGAGTAGAAGGGGTAGCGATCCGCGTTACAGCGTTACGCATGACACCGTTaccttatgattttatactatagagtaaGATTAGAGATTTCCGAAGGGCCTATACGCCGCAAGGCCAAGTGGCTAATTGTCGCGACCAGTTCGCTGCTGATTTGATTGGCAGATGACGTGACGTTACGGGTCCTTCAACGAATCCGCAAAACTACATTTAACATCTTTTTTGATGaataggaaaattattttccattCAAGATCAGTAAGgttgatttctcaataattattgtaagcacTGCATGTATGAGCGTAACACGGTTGTAATCACCTACACAAAAAACGTTTGTAGCCAATGCTGGTCTTGTATTTCTACGGCCGAATAGTCTTAAATTCAAAGACTTACGAACCTCGTTTATTtgttaaagaaattaatttaaaaaaataaattaatttaaaattctagaatttatgTAGGAATGGATCGGAGGGACGGTCAAATTAAGATGGCTCACTTTTAACAagaaatgaatttaatataacGAATATGAATATTGAGGACAATAAATCTGATAGCTCTTTACAGGAACGCGTCCGAAACAGGTCTGTTCTTGTCGTAGATCGCCTTTTTAGCCATGCACACTCTTTTGTCAATTTCACGCGTTCTTTTGCACACGCACACATACTCACTCGCAGTCGTtcgtactctctctctctcacacactTCCACGTATACTCTCTTTCGCCCTCTCATTCGCACGTTCATCCATGTCGCGTTCCCTCATTTATGTGGCATTAATAAACTAATTTAGTATGGAACAGTTCCTCTCTAATTTGATTCAACATCTATGTTTACGGCCTTTTCAGTTAGGGTATACACTGACGCCCAATATCAGATCGCATAATTGGGGAGCCCGTTGTACACTGGTTACTAAGCGACCCAACGATATCAGAATCAGAAAAACAGCATACATCTAACAGGATAACAAATTAACAGTGATTCTAATTATTAAATGCAATTACTGAACTGTCATCCAAAACACACGGGCTTCAGGGACCAAACCGCTCAAATGAGGAGCCTGCAATTcgctggctacgaaactacccagagcgaactccgagaatctgacggcgcgttagcagtccgatgaaaaatcaagtgtaacgactctggaacctaagttcagatagttactagcgctaagaaggtaaagagcggcttttaccaattaaacgactcgttttggaaaataactaaatctaaagattgtgggattcgtgtggtgtgcggttaaggagtgaaatccacaggccaatatctttcaacaataagggtttattcaataaaataacgaagatgatgaatttaacagataacaagtaacaaataacaaaatatgaaaagtatactggtttgattaaagaaactagaatagacttgatataatattaataatagaaataacagaacttggcaaattaagcaatacgtaatagataattatgaatctaactaaatgactctcgctaggtaatactttatattagatcgtacctaagtctgttttcggatgaagctaacttcgcttttatataattaattgaattcaatattctatattattcagttctcgtctcgaacgctatcgcaattacaaagtttatattgattaatacgtttataatttatataatgaaaagtcttttacgaaattattaatactagcgcgtgatagtctaccgcagcgaggaacacgacctaagtgtgattctctaagtgtacctaaatacgctttcgcaaagttagacagattaatgattttatctgatatctaacgcggtgtagtcgactactgagattacgctgatgacagaacaatattcttttattaattcaagttcaaaatttgtttgaatctaaatgaattattacctcggaacagttactcttttagtctggctcgacaactaattgtccatgaccctttttgtcaaaacgaacactgacagccaaaaccagatcgcttaattggggagcctgcgttagctagctactagaacgacccaacgatacaggaaaagggtgaacagtataagttgacagggtagcaaatcaattgattctaatataaaatcgtaattgctgaactgccacccaaaaaacacgggcttcagagaccaagccgctcaaatggggagcctgcgttagctagctacgaaacgacccagagcgagctccgagaatctgatggcgcgttagcaatccgatgtaaaatcaaatatgagtagctgagagctatcctttcgatatcttagcctttcttggcgcaaagtatagcactctcctagcggagtttcagatacgagaccatttgaatggggagcctgcgttagctagctactagaacgacccacgaccaagtatccaaatggcgtatacccgctttaccagtcaagtattaagaatcgttgcggctcttcacagcgaaaactgttccggttatacttatctgaagacttctagctggctcgacttcgaaaactgttctgcgattttggcgagctccgctcggccttttatactcgccagcctggcgaattctcggaaaacccccataacatcgaaatatataattgtcttataaattcgtaattagacattaattgtacaaacgaacggtttaattacattattaatatcgcattctacataatgatttatattcctgatataaaaatagtaatttaatagtgttttaatgaaattgcattttctatctctttctatgtactacgcacgacttctatacggatcggagctaaatgtataagcataggatgcttctagaacattccattgaataatattataatttacaacatatattgcaataaactaacgtttgactttaattctggataacataatattagtacgcttgatatgtagtaactgatttgtttagctaatagtttttgataattaataatatcgcaattgtaaaatgtatttctatccttctctaagtaacgctagaattccaggaaattcggggctagcttcgcggcacgtaggcacatagcattgcggaatacatttattacaatagcctataaaataatacattaacttgttttaaataaattaacttaacatttgattaatttaatgaaacatattactctttttaaattagaaacataaaataattattaaaattaagaatattgatatacgaggtgtgacacaaaagtaacgagactagtccaataaatcattgtacctgcagactcagttctccgtgacattatcaccttcaaagtagtccccttcagcattcacacacttttgcatttggtgctgccattgctggtaacaattctggaacgaggtttttggaagtccctttaggagattctccgtttctgcctgaacctctttaactgaggtgaaatgagttcccattaagcaaaatttaactttaggaaataaagaaaagtctcatggagccaaatcaggtgaataaggaggatgccccatcacagtaatatttttactggtcagaaactacttggcagacagtgccgtgtgagcggatgcattgtcctggtgcaacgaccatccatcgcttcataactgtggcctttctttccaaattttttcactaaatctttttaggactttaatgtaatagtgttggttaacagtctgaccactgggaaaccactcaattattacaattccattaatgcggaattttgattttgacgtgcgtgcttttttgggttttggggatcctggagacttccactccattgactggcgcttacattctgggtcataggtaaaaatccaagtctcatcacgttacaaaagatttcaacaaattttacaaaaaacttgatgtttatatgctgttcgacttttacattagacatttttccggcataatgcagttgcacgtgttcactaaataacgcaatacttccaaatggtatgaccgattcaatcgaaattggcaacatggatagaggaggtatgtgggatgatgccacaaaaagcaattgctgccaattccattgttttttcaagctacagacctagtctcgttacttttgtgtcacacctcgtatatatatatctaatgattaccgactgtcaaagctaaatacacaggataactaatatataatgtaccgtcggtaacagtttattattgtcggtaactaaactattggtGGGTAATTGAATTGAGCACAGAACTGTCATGTTGGtgatgaaaagtaaaaaaaactcttccagggatgttacacaagtatgagtagctgagagctctCGATTTAATGTCTTGTCCTTTCTTGGCACTAATtgtaagtatagcactctcccgacggagtttcagatataAGATcgcttgaatggggagcctgctggTTTGTCGGTTAGGTTTGTCGGTGAATCGTTTGCCTTTTTTGAAGATTCCGCCAGCGCTTTAGTACGAGCTAGCGTGAGATCAGGACGTCCTGAAAACTTTAACGTGCGCGTTTACGGCAGAATAGAAATCAAAGTGTGATTTCTGTCGTGGAGTTGAATTACATATATTCTTGTATAAATTAGTGATAGGTTCAATTATGTTGTGTATAAAAATTCGTTTGTGAATGTCGTGTGTCTCACTTTGTACATAAATCAAGTCGTGTTCGTGTCTAAAATTTAATGTACTCAAGTTGCCATTCTCAGACTTAAACGAGAACATATAGCGATTAACAAATGCATTAACCCCCGTCTACGATAAATGATTAAAACAtgtagaaataatttatatcagaCTCACTTATTATATGAAAACAATCTTACTCAGTAAAAGTGTGTCCTTGTGCCTAGGTTGTTCTATCGAATTTGACCCTTCGTAAAAAAGAAACACTGCGTAACAGTTGTCGCGGCTAGGTCAATGAACTCACTTTATTTCACGTTTCATTACCACTTTTcattgtaacaattttattcagTAATCGGTGAAAGAGACTCGGGAACACAGGGCTTGAACAACTCATTCGAATAAATTTGACACTGTTTATTCATATTTCGTGATCACTTTTTCCGACGAGTTTTCTCGAGTCGGTTGATCGATTCTCGGATCGCTAATTCTATCCTAGCGAGGATACGGAGCACAGGATGTTTAGGCAGAGTCACGTgaagttgttaaaataaaataaaagatataactTTAAATGTTCACAAAATGGTTTATTTAACACTTCACTCGCACGCTCACCCCGGGACAATGGACAATTATAACGATAATGCAACTGGTTGAAATAATCGGAAAAACGGTTGAAATTTAGGTTGCAATTCGCTAATACGTTTGCTTTCGCTGAAGGTTCACAAAgatctgaattttaaaatcggaACGGCAATCGTTTGAACAATCGATCCGATCGATGGCGTTGCGATAGGGCTAATCCCGTGCGGGAGGGATTAGTGCCTGTACGCAGCGACGTAATACGGCACAGAAGTGCCGcggtctattattattatctttatttcggaacactctcgttttttattcaacaaattcgaGTGCAGCAGGTTTTTTTACTAACCGAAAAGTTTCGAACTGACTGACTTTGCACTCGAACTGATCGCagcgccacgtgtaccaccggtggtacacgatgtgataactgctctaaacaagagaactacttatgtattgatgatataatgaaatattgtgtaataatatatcgatctttagtcaaaatatcaaatggcctgaacgacaagtcaggcaaaaatggcttggcacggaacgtgttaatcgTCCCCCAACATGAATTAATCCGTCCGCGTCAATATATACATTCAGCGATATAAGCGCGCTGTTTCGAGGAAGCGACTGGGTGTTTTGTAAACATTGCAATTCATTCAAGAAGAGGCTACGCTGAATGTATTTCAACCAGAATAGATGGGCTTGTTGTATCTCACACGGATTTAACACACCACTATCACCTTTACCATGAATGGAATCACGTGAGACAATCGTCAGCTTTGGGAGCGAGGACAGTCGCCTTAATCTGGtgataaatctgaaaatatatgCGGTGACTCGTATTAATTTTGTCCAATTGGAATATCGGTCGGCAAGATCCCATGCTGGTACGGGGGCTGCCATATTTACAGGGAAAGAACGCTCTTCCAGCGAGGTGGACGCGATCACGGAGGTATCATGTGGCCAGTCAGCTGACGAAAGTTTGAGCCACAACGGACCAGTTCACCAAATGGACTGGAAACCTAATTGTTCGCAATTTAATCCTCGAAATGAGCAGTCCGCTGGGTTGTCATCAGTAGTCACGTGGTGCCATTTTACATTCGGTATATTGGTTTGTATCTCGGCAACCCTGTTAGCGACGAACGTTTTCCAACGGGATGGGAGCTGACATACCCAAGCTAAAACTATTGTAGAGTCTGTCCAACAATAACTAGTTACTGATTGAAGTGCGAGCGTCGATTTGACAAACACAAGAAGACGCGATAACAATACAGCGGCGCATAACTCAAGTCGAGGGATACTTATAGATTTAAGCAATGCAACTTTAGATTTTGCTGTTAAAAGCGATATTGTGACGTCTCCTGATAATGTTatagtttttaaataaacaacggCAGCATAAGCAGAAGATGAGGCATCTGCGAAACCGTGTAATTCGTATGACTTCACGTACGACCCGTAATTTACCCATCGTGGTAGTGAAAGTTGGCGTAAACAGGGGAGTTGTTTATAATACGAAATCCATTCATCAAGGATCGCATTTGGAATGTTTACGTCCCAGTCACACTTAAAGTGCCACAAATGTTGCATGAGAATCTTCCCTTTAATAACCACAGGAGTGACCCAACCCAATGGATCAAAAAATTTAGCGATAGTGGATAAAATGGTGCGCTTCGTTTGAGGCACGTTTTCCCCAATAATGATATTGAACTGGAAAGAGTCGACGTTAGGGTTCCAGGACACTCCTAATACCTTTAATTCAGGTTGCAGAGGTTTGTTTGGTTGCAATGTTTTAGTGCTGGTGACGCTGTGGTCATTTGGATTAATGTTGGATAATAGTGCAGGAGTGTTACTTGCCCATTTGCGAAGGGTGAATACTGCACGATTCAGGAGCGAAATCAACTGTTTTCGAGTTTGTCGAGCGAGGTCGACATCGTCAGCACCAAAGACACAGTCATCGACATAAATTTGATTTTGTAAGACGGGCACTGCCAATGGATAATGATTTCCGTCATCCTCTGCAAGCTATCGAAGTATGCGGAGTGCGAGGTAAGGAGCGGGAGCAGTCCCATACGTAACAGTGCGAAGACCAAAGTGATGGAGAGGTTATTGCGGAGATGCACGCCAAACTATACGTTGGTAATCGATGTCGCAATTGTCAACAAGGATTTGGCGGTACATTTTTTCAATCTCCGCAAGGAAAACGTAGCGATGTAATCGCCATTGTAATATGACTGCGGGCAAGTCTAATTGAAGTTTTTGACCGGTAAACAAGTGGCCATTGAGAGACGTACCGTTAGAGGTAGAGCTTAAAAAAACACCTAGGCATaataattgcaatacttatttacaaagataccgtaacttttgtaatttgaggaaaaaacgcCGCTTTTTGACGTTTTGTTACATCAATATTaggcataaaataaaacatttaatcaaaaactgatataccCATCTTAAAGGATACATTCTCCGCTGTCTGGAACcgtatttacaattttgtaacgtccctggttCTTGAACCTGGTATtttacagcgcttatgaagcaaagagcggcttttgcctattaagcgactcgtttttactataactaattctaaaagaatgcgggatcgtggtggcgtgtggttaaagagtgaaatctacaggttaatacctttcattaattaggtttattcaaataatgatgagaaaaagagttataattaacaattactttagtaaatataaaaatgtatatgtgactgaattctataagcaaattggagtataatagacttgttattgacgcaaatcgcagaacggtagctaactacttcaattacgtgATTTTATAATGGTATACGCAacgcaaaaatataacgcaatttaataatggatctagatcctaacaaaactgacagaacaatagttggttaattacaaaaactctaaaatttgtattaaacgtggaacagttactctttgtttgactctaaactaattagttcatggccctttttgtcagagcacaaatcgacacccaaaacctgatcgcttaattgaggagcctgcgttagctggctactagaactacccaacgatgcaagaatcaagtgaccgacgtgtgaccaacagggtagcaaataaaaatgactcaactttaattatttattgaaattactgaaacgccacccaaaagacacgggcttcagagaccaagccgctcaatgatggggagcctgcgttagctggctacgaaactacccagagcgaactccgagaatctgacggcgaattagtaattcaggaaaataagaaatatgtatgaatgactggcgagctctcgttgatgtcttagtttcttctggggctgagcatagcactctccttacggagtttcagatacaagaccgtttgaacggggagcctgcgttagctggctactagaactacccaacgatcgagtatccaaatggctgatacccactgtccagtcaaaactaagaatcttataggctcttaccagttaaaactgctccagttagtcgcttcctaagaggtccgggacgtagtacttccaagattgttctgcgctcgcagccgctgctgcacgcccttttatacccagagaattGTGGGTTTTTTCCGctcaaaaagtattattattttattacgctttatttagtagcaaatatatattagtttgattaataaaaatacgctttgatttattattaattagtttttcacaagttttctcgttaaatcgtatttttaataatttttagatacgcaaattataagtgttttaatagaagaaataattaatcgcaaacaatacataaaataatagctaaaaatataacgtaatttataatgagtgaataataaataatatatataatataaacatttaaataataatttataataactgtgtttcgaagtatatcttctgtctctttctaactaacgcgcgcgccatcgatcggtgatctattctaaacaatgttgcacgcgtgagctaaccccatcccattaccatgcgaatttttatgacgcggtcggtaatttgcggtcggtaatacaatagaaaaagatattagaattaaaatgctTCTCTGTTTATCGGCTGGATGATGTACCCGGGGATGttacaatttctgttcgatCGTGGGTTCATGGGATAATGACTACCAAAGAAAAAAGCATCATTTCGGCTTTagtagctcataactttgcgaccgatcgtcgaaacgaacttTATGGACGTGtaaattataggggaaggaacagGGAACAGTAATCTAGAAGTaccattaatcaaaaaaatttttctgtgtctacaaaccttaaaaaaaaagaaaaaaattctaaaattttttcatcgcgatttttgtatcttttgttaatgataatagGCTCAAAAACTTTTTGAGATAAAGGTgcgaaaactagagacctgaagcttcaaaatgactattctggatgtcttctACGATGAATAtcaacggaggcagagcaatttttctgttcccttaatttttttgactagtgtatttCGTTGAATATCGAATGTGTCACTTCAAAGGTGATTTTTGGAGTGAACCGACATCTGACGAAATATTGGATGTCAATCGAGGTGCCGTAATGGGTACCATACTGACGGGGACCGGATATACGCAATTAGAAGAATCGTTAGTGTTTCGTATTGTAACCGGCGAGCGCAGGCGGCCCTGAGTCGTCCAGTTTTCTGTGTGTGCGTGGTAATATTCAGTGTCGTTAAGTGTTAAGATTAAATTTAGTTAAGATAAACTATCGAGTTCAGCTCATTGAAGGAACCCTCACTAGTCCTGCATTCCCAAACAGTTAGCTGCAATAGATGTAAAATGCATGAATAAAAATACGTTTGCCAAATGCCAAGATGAAATGTGCGAAGCTTTAGCCGCCGCTGCAGAGAAAGAAATGCAGGAGGCTGCTAAAGTGGAAAGACAATTGGCAATTGCAAGAGATGATGTCACTGACGGTATTCCATATATACCTGTGATAACAGACGGTTCCTGGATGAAAAGATCGTACCGCAGTGGCGGTTCCCGGGGGTTCTCCATCTGGGGCGGCTATTATCATGGGTTATCATACGAGAAAAGTTTTATTTGTCAGCCTGCGAAACAATTATTGTTGTATTTGCGCACGCGCTAGTGAATTAAATGTTCCGGTACGCGAATACAAATGTTACAAAAACTGGGAAACTAATCACAGTTCCACCAGTATGGAAAGTGACATCATCCTCGAAGGCTTTCGTTGCagcttagaaatgtaaaaagggtgactgtcatatttgatgttttccgtataataatagtacaattttcggaacccacactaaacaaacacataatcacacaagcaccacgattgtccagtccttagtatcgaaacgttaaaaatatccaccttttttccacatcaattcgtttacgaaagttcctcaccatgtacacatgacacattatgcgcgatgagtaattcaaagaaaagaatcagttattgcaagatgtattattgcgatcgcacaacacgtatcgataatattaa
Above is a genomic segment from Megachile rotundata isolate GNS110a chromosome 15, iyMegRotu1, whole genome shotgun sequence containing:
- the LOC105663836 gene encoding uncharacterized protein LOC105663836, yielding MEDDGNHYPLAVPVLQNQIYVDDCVFGADDVDLARQTRKQLISLLNRAVFTLRKWASNTPALLSNINPNDHSVTSTKTLQPNKPLQPELKVLGVSWNPNVDSFQFNIIIGENVPQTKRTILSTIAKFFDPLGWVTPVVIKGKILMQHLWHFKCDWDVNIPNAILDEWISYYKQLPCLRQLSLPRWVNYGSYVKSYELHGFADASSSAYAAVVYLKTITLSGDVTISLLTAKSKVALLKSISIPRLELCAAVLLSRLLVFVKSTLALQSVTSYCWTDSTIVLAWVCQLPSRWKTFVANRVAEIQTNIPNVKWHHVTTDDNPADCSFRGLNCEQLGFQSIW